The following proteins come from a genomic window of Methanoculleus sp. SDB:
- a CDS encoding sodium:proton exchanger, whose product MESIAFSIEFQMSLLLFLALAGYLLASRINQSAVIGAILVGILVGPSMLSLITYTDFVRSLAHLGAIILLFVIGFEFNIKDILKIRYGVIGLIGVVIPWIGGYFTALLFGFDLASAVFVGTALTATSVAITANVLREIGMLQTEAARAIIGVAIIDDILSLLALSLTEDLVSGSISAVSISFVLAKALAFIVIGGAIGLFAVSHLIERMDASRLAQLYPEFVFIFAMMIAFLYAMFADLMGLSGIVGAFIAGVAFEGIGLRNSKDVKEGAEYLQIIFASIFFVSLGILADFRALTPEIFYFLIALTVVAIITKVIGCGLPARIMGMCREDSLIVGFGMAPRGEVAMIVALIGLNKGLIGQGIFIAIVLMSLLTTVITPIVYRNWFFKGEYCR is encoded by the coding sequence ATGGAGAGCATAGCATTCTCTATCGAGTTCCAGATGAGTCTGCTCCTCTTCCTCGCACTTGCCGGCTACCTTCTGGCATCCCGGATCAACCAGTCGGCAGTGATAGGGGCCATTCTCGTGGGGATACTGGTCGGACCGAGCATGCTCAGCCTGATCACCTACACGGACTTCGTCCGGAGCCTGGCTCACCTGGGAGCGATTATCCTTCTCTTTGTCATCGGTTTCGAATTCAATATCAAGGATATCCTCAAAATACGCTACGGTGTCATTGGTTTAATCGGCGTCGTCATACCCTGGATTGGCGGCTACTTCACAGCCCTCCTCTTCGGATTCGACCTCGCAAGCGCGGTCTTCGTCGGCACAGCGCTCACCGCGACCAGTGTTGCCATCACCGCCAATGTCCTCAGAGAGATCGGCATGCTCCAGACCGAAGCTGCGAGAGCGATCATCGGCGTGGCCATCATCGACGACATCCTTTCACTGCTTGCGCTCTCCCTCACCGAAGACCTGGTCAGCGGGAGCATCTCGGCAGTCTCGATATCGTTTGTTCTTGCCAAAGCCCTCGCTTTCATCGTCATCGGCGGTGCCATCGGGCTCTTTGCCGTGAGCCATCTCATCGAGCGGATGGATGCTTCACGTCTGGCGCAGTTATATCCTGAGTTCGTCTTTATCTTCGCCATGATGATCGCGTTTCTCTATGCCATGTTCGCAGACCTGATGGGTCTGTCGGGGATTGTCGGGGCATTCATCGCCGGGGTCGCTTTCGAGGGGATTGGGCTCCGGAACAGCAAGGACGTCAAGGAAGGCGCCGAATACCTCCAGATCATCTTCGCGTCGATCTTCTTCGTCTCGCTCGGTATTCTTGCGGATTTTCGTGCGCTCACTCCGGAGATTTTTTACTTTCTCATAGCACTGACCGTGGTTGCCATCATCACCAAGGTGATAGGGTGCGGCCTTCCTGCCCGGATTATGGGGATGTGCCGCGAAGATTCTCTGATCGTTGGATTTGGTATGGCCCCGAGGGGCGAGGTGGCGATGATCGTCGCGCTTATTGGGCTCAACAAGGGGCTTATTGGCCAGGGAATCTTTATCGCGATCGTCCTGATGAGCCTTCTGACCACCGTCATCACGCCGATCGTCTACCGGAACTGGTTCTTCAAGGGTGAATACTGCAGATAG
- a CDS encoding ribosome biogenesis GTPase RsgA: MNETATTTQAASPLTLQALGWDEACDETFARYSGPYSAGRVSSRHRTAFDVLLAGGPARMGISGALRRTGRAPAVGDFVVILDRPEEGIRMIVDILPRRTTFSRGAPGEGGDEQVIAANIDTVFIVTAAGADFNLRRLERYLAVVHASGAKPVIVINKADLADDPEDLVMRASAVAGNVPVVAVSALREGGLSGLDEFLQPGTTIALIGSSGVGKSTIINGLMAGAVQETGHVREWDGKGRHTTSVRQLFVLPGGAMLIDNPGLREIRLGTAGPGLGDTFPDVLELARGCRYPDCRHGNEPGCAVREAVCEGLLPEERLMSYRRLAQEAAFQAEKADIGLKRLEKKRWKGLSKAAQRYRKDQTW; encoded by the coding sequence ATGAACGAAACCGCGACAACCACTCAGGCAGCCAGCCCCCTCACTCTTCAGGCCCTCGGGTGGGACGAGGCATGCGACGAGACATTCGCCCGGTATTCGGGCCCGTATAGTGCCGGGCGGGTGTCGAGCAGGCACCGGACGGCCTTCGACGTGCTTCTCGCCGGGGGTCCGGCGAGAATGGGCATCTCCGGGGCACTCCGCCGCACGGGCCGGGCGCCTGCGGTCGGCGATTTCGTCGTGATTCTCGACCGGCCGGAGGAGGGCATTCGTATGATCGTGGATATCCTGCCGAGACGCACCACCTTCTCCCGCGGGGCACCGGGAGAGGGCGGCGACGAACAGGTGATTGCCGCGAACATCGACACCGTTTTTATCGTGACGGCCGCAGGCGCCGACTTCAACCTGCGCAGACTCGAACGGTACCTTGCGGTCGTCCATGCATCCGGGGCGAAACCGGTGATCGTGATCAACAAGGCCGACCTCGCAGATGACCCCGAAGACCTCGTTATGCGGGCCTCCGCGGTTGCGGGGAACGTACCGGTCGTCGCGGTCAGTGCGCTCCGGGAGGGCGGCCTTTCCGGGCTGGACGAATTTTTGCAGCCGGGGACGACCATTGCCCTTATCGGTTCTTCGGGGGTGGGCAAATCCACCATCATCAACGGGCTCATGGCAGGAGCAGTGCAGGAGACGGGGCACGTCCGCGAGTGGGATGGAAAGGGCCGGCACACTACGAGCGTGCGCCAGCTCTTCGTGCTCCCCGGCGGAGCGATGCTCATCGACAACCCCGGCCTCCGGGAGATCCGGCTCGGCACTGCCGGACCGGGTCTGGGTGACACCTTCCCGGACGTGCTCGAGCTCGCCAGAGGGTGCCGGTATCCCGACTGCCGCCACGGAAACGAGCCCGGCTGTGCGGTCAGGGAGGCAGTCTGCGAAGGCCTTCTCCCGGAGGAGCGGCTCATGAGCTACCGGCGGCTGGCACAGGAAGCCGCATTCCAGGCCGAAAAGGCCGATATCGGGCTGAAACGCCTTGAGAAGAAGCGGTGGAAGGGGCTCAGCAAAGCGGCCCAGCGATATCGTAAGGATCAGACGTGGTGA
- a CDS encoding tungstate ABC transporter substrate-binding protein WtpA, protein MKQIRAGSALLLIACCCAAMLLAGCSAPSSEKSVLNVVPAGSLLGPFEVIEQEYEALHPDVDVRIEGHGSIQAIRQVTDLHRRVDVVAVADESLIPEMMSLPVADGEGRYAEWYIPFAMNRMVIAYTNASRYAGEITAENWYDILARPGVRFGFSNPVLDAAGYRAQMVMMLAEEYYGLPGLYHATIADHLGNPVPVVRDGSVATALLPEFLEPEAEKIVIRDGSIFLLSLLDAGGIDYAFEYRSVARQHGLQWIDLPPEIDLGSPELAPRYATVAVRLSFQRFSSIGSLRTGRPIVYAITIPTTAENPEGAADFINFTLERFAGGRTSWPTPLSPEAVIAVPVA, encoded by the coding sequence ATGAAACAGATTCGGGCGGGGAGTGCTCTTCTCCTGATCGCATGCTGCTGTGCTGCGATGCTTCTGGCAGGCTGTTCTGCCCCCTCATCGGAGAAGAGCGTCCTGAATGTTGTCCCGGCAGGCAGCCTCCTCGGTCCGTTCGAGGTAATAGAGCAGGAATACGAAGCATTGCACCCCGATGTCGACGTCCGTATCGAGGGGCACGGCAGCATTCAGGCCATCCGGCAGGTGACAGACCTGCACCGCCGGGTGGATGTGGTGGCGGTTGCGGACGAGTCGCTGATTCCCGAGATGATGTCGCTCCCCGTGGCGGACGGAGAAGGGCGGTACGCGGAATGGTACATCCCCTTTGCGATGAACCGCATGGTCATCGCCTATACGAACGCAAGCCGGTATGCCGGCGAGATTACCGCCGAAAACTGGTACGACATTCTTGCCCGTCCCGGTGTCCGTTTCGGCTTTTCGAATCCGGTGCTCGATGCGGCAGGCTACCGGGCGCAGATGGTGATGATGCTCGCTGAAGAGTATTACGGGTTGCCGGGGCTGTACCATGCCACTATTGCCGATCATCTCGGGAATCCGGTACCGGTTGTCCGTGACGGATCGGTGGCAACGGCACTCCTTCCCGAATTTTTAGAGCCTGAAGCGGAAAAAATCGTGATTCGGGACGGAAGCATATTTTTATTATCCCTGCTCGATGCCGGCGGTATTGATTACGCGTTCGAGTACCGGAGCGTTGCCCGGCAGCACGGGCTGCAGTGGATCGACCTCCCGCCCGAGATAGATCTGGGATCGCCGGAGCTGGCCCCCCGGTACGCCACCGTCGCAGTCCGGCTTTCGTTCCAGCGGTTTTCATCCATCGGCAGTCTCCGGACCGGCCGGCCGATAGTCTATGCCATCACCATACCTACGACGGCTGAAAACCCGGAGGGTGCCGCCGATTTCATCAATTTTACGCTCGAACGGTTTGCCGGGGGGAGAACGTCGTGGCCGACACCCCTTTCCCCGGAAGCGGTCATCGCGGTACCTGTAGCCTGA